A part of Flavobacteriaceae bacterium GSB9 genomic DNA contains:
- a CDS encoding LysE family translocator: MIDDILTAIPFGIILAFTIGPVFFVLLETSATKGFRSALIFDLGVILADIIFIIIAFYSTNNLRGKISNDPSFLIFGGVLLVVYGIISFMKTSKSFRAIVKEYHKVEIKKGYGKLFVKGFLLNFINIGVLLGWLGFIVLGDSLTSSEHGSFIFILGMLISYFICDIIKILIAKKLKAKLTPRLIFKTKKIIALVILGFGVLLFLQGVFPKTYEKNKEKLEQISPIN, translated from the coding sequence ATGATTGATGATATTTTAACGGCTATCCCCTTCGGAATTATACTTGCTTTTACCATTGGGCCAGTATTTTTTGTGCTGCTTGAAACGAGTGCCACAAAGGGGTTTAGAAGTGCCTTAATTTTTGATTTGGGCGTTATATTGGCCGATATCATTTTCATTATAATCGCGTTTTACAGTACCAATAATCTGCGTGGAAAAATAAGTAACGACCCTAGTTTTTTAATATTTGGCGGTGTTTTGTTGGTAGTTTACGGCATTATTTCATTTATGAAAACGTCCAAATCATTCCGGGCTATTGTAAAAGAATACCATAAAGTAGAAATAAAAAAAGGTTATGGAAAACTTTTCGTTAAGGGTTTTTTGCTCAATTTTATCAATATTGGTGTGCTTTTGGGTTGGCTTGGGTTTATTGTGTTGGGCGATTCGTTAACCAGTTCAGAGCATGGTAGTTTTATTTTTATTTTGGGTATGCTAATCTCCTATTTTATTTGCGATATTATCAAGATTTTAATTGCAAAAAAGCTCAAGGCAAAACTTACACCACGGCTCATTTTTAAAACTAAAAAAATAATAGCCCTTGTTATTTTAGGCTTTGGGGTATTATTGTTTTTACAAGGTGTATTCCCTAAAACTTATGAGAAGAACAAAGAAAAATTGGAACAGATTAGCCCGATAAATTGA
- the folB gene encoding dihydroneopterin aldolase, with protein MGIIKVENIRIFAYHGCLKEETKIGSDYRVDLEVEANLQTSANTDKLSDTVDYVFLNRVIKEEMSTASHLLETVAKRILTRIFNEDNLVTKATVWVSKLNPPIGGDVERVTIKMTEERKN; from the coding sequence ATGGGAATTATTAAAGTTGAAAACATACGGATATTTGCTTACCACGGCTGCCTTAAGGAAGAAACCAAAATAGGAAGCGACTATCGTGTAGATCTGGAGGTGGAAGCCAATCTACAAACCTCGGCCAATACCGATAAGTTAAGTGACACGGTTGACTATGTGTTTCTCAATAGGGTTATTAAAGAAGAAATGAGCACAGCTTCGCACTTATTGGAAACTGTAGCAAAGCGCATTTTAACCCGTATTTTTAATGAAGATAATCTAGTAACCAAAGCTACGGTTTGGGTAAGCAAACTCAATCCGCCCATTGGTGGTGATGTAGAGCGCGTAACGATTAAAATGACCGAAGAGCGTAAAAATTAA
- a CDS encoding VOC family protein, which produces MTNKKHKIDIEFLDHVAIRVANMDASAKWYEKVLGLKRYQLPEWGDFPIFLLSGKSGIALFPANTTDTKLEPTSKNVKIDHFAFNVTNDNFEKAKKRYTELNLEFNIQDHYYFDSIYTKDLDGHTVELTTIKVNEQEFYK; this is translated from the coding sequence ATGACAAATAAAAAGCATAAAATAGACATTGAATTTTTAGATCATGTAGCAATTAGAGTCGCTAATATGGACGCTTCTGCAAAATGGTATGAAAAAGTATTGGGACTGAAACGATATCAATTGCCCGAATGGGGAGACTTTCCAATCTTTTTACTTTCAGGAAAGTCAGGAATCGCATTGTTTCCAGCAAATACAACTGACACTAAACTTGAACCAACTTCAAAAAATGTAAAAATTGACCATTTCGCATTTAATGTGACAAATGATAATTTTGAAAAAGCTAAAAAAAGATATACAGAATTGAATCTGGAATTTAATATCCAAGACCATTATTATTTTGATTCAATATACACAAAAGACCTCGATGGACATACGGTTGAATTAACCACAATTAAAGTTAATGAACAAGAATTTTATAAATAA